Proteins found in one Pseudochaenichthys georgianus chromosome 13, fPseGeo1.2, whole genome shotgun sequence genomic segment:
- the LOC117457673 gene encoding alpha-2-macroglobulin-like: protein MGRPGIQMWGRTLCVFLSWMCVGPAVAGPQYMVAIPAVLEAGAETKFCASLLQPNETLVMTVTLMSEETNTTLIQETSSEDFHICTQFTTPSVEDDVVQEFQVEVRGDTFYSKEVRKVMIRSYQPMTFIQTDKPIYLPGQTVKFRVISLDTKMRPAQQMYNTIEIEDANRNKIGQWLNETSDSKILQLSYALNSEAREGSYQVTVSTGSNKIYHSFKVEKYVLPKFDVKLTASDEVSIDQEEIKAEVCATYTYGQPVPGSVNLEMCRHFNSYIERSLVYTPENPEGVPEISAPCYKETKKTNKKGCANFIFSMSTFTKVAQKVLRDQLKLSAKVEEEGTGISHQQEKSMDISYVVGKLSFTDTPKIYDQGSVVEGKVKAVYYNNTPIADMPVYLFEGERWSARWLQNLTTDSNGVAPFNFSTANLHGDIHVQLSNTPTLGYAPYRAAHYETGDQIVLLAQVSSPDTKTVSFLEMKKKDKPLPCDKEEEIFIQYTVVGEAKGSVDMMYLVLSRGAIVMQGHNRIDVEDQSVNEGQVSFKLTVSPDMAPDIQVIIYAILPSETVIANSADFSIEKCFRNKVSLEFSPSSAVPGEQTILQVKALPDSLCGVSAVDQSVLIKEPGKTLDADKIFNLLPVRKATHVPYNVEDRGECLLVRPRRYAMPFPDGNQRDDAHTVFQNVGMKMATNLVIRVPTCLKYRGREYHQGHDYVLYDDIPAVASSMERSFVSAGAGAPDDSPIETVRTFFPETWIWDMLEVGKSGTKDVSVTVPDTITTWETEAFCLSSQGFGLAPRKEITVFQPFFLELSLPYSIIRGEHFELKATVFNYLTSCIMVTVAPTPSLDYTLTPLSGDQYTSCLCGGERKTLSWTMAPSALGVMNVSVTAEAVASQASCDNEIVSVPKRGRIDVVKRSLIVKAEGTEMSKTYNWLLCPKGEALKEEIEIQLPENVILGSARASLSVLGDILGRALNNLDGLLRMPYGCGEQNMALLAPNIYILQYLKNTQQLTPAIKDKATNFLTIGYQRQLNYKHDDGAYSTFGTGTGNTWLTAFVVRSFAKAQSFVYIDPAKMEESKNWLQRKQRENGCFEQSGKLFNNRMKGGVSDEVTVSAYITAAFLEMKTSVEDPVVTKSLSCLKESISDLSNTYTTALLAYVFTLAGDMETRAHLLNHLDTVGIQNGGFLHWSQTASEKSASLSVEISSYVLLAKLSASPTTEDLGYAAGIVRWLAGQQNYYGGFSSTQDTVVALQALALYSALVFSPGGSSTVTVQSPSDTLTFDVNQNNKLLYQEKLLQDVTGKFSLEVKGTACAAMQISQHYNIPTPTDATTLSVNVRPEFDCAIKNTKLTLNLQSRFSGKETSTNMVILDIKMLSGFVPDQESLKRLKGALLVDRVEQKEDHVLVYIQELPKDIPINHSLDLRLEIPVQNMKPAVVKIYDYYQPSDHAETEYTHPCVSA from the exons ATGGGTCGTCCAGGGATTCAGATGTGGGGGCGGACACTGTGTGTCTTCTTGAGCTGGATGTGTGTGGGTCCAGCAGTGGCAGGACC GCAGTACATGGTAGCCATTCCTGCAGTTCTTGAAGCTGGAGCTGAGACCAAATTCTGTGCGAGTCTCCTGCAGCCCAACGAGACTCTTGTGATGACCGTCACTCTGATGTCGGAAGAGACGAATACAACCCTCATCCAGGAGACGTCCAGTGAAGACTTTCATATCTGCACTCAGTTCACG ACTCCTTCAGTGGAAGATGATGTGGTGCAGGAGTTCCAGGTGGAAGTACGAGGCGACACATTTTACTCAAAAGAAGTCAGGAAAGTCATGATCAGAAGCTATCAACCAATGACGTTTATCCAAACAGATAAACCAATCTACCTTCCTGGACAAACAG TGAAATTCAGAGTCATCTCACTGGACACCAAGATGAGACCTGCCCAACAGATG TATAATACCATCGAAATTGAg GATGCTAACAGGAACAAGATTGGACAGTGGCTTAATGAAACATCTGATAGTAAAATATTGCAGCTTTCTTATGCCTTGAACTCTGAGGCTCGTGAAGGATCCTACCAAGTTACTGTGTCGACTGGGTCTAATAAAATATATCACAGCTTCAAAGTGGAGAAATATG TTTTGCCTAAATTTGATGTTAAATTAACTGCATCTGACGAAGTAAGTATCGATCAGGAAGAAATCAAAGCAGAAGTGTGTGCAAC GTATACATATGGACAGCCTGTGCCAGGCAGTGTTAACCTGGAGATGTGCAGACATTTTAATAGCTACATTGAAAGAAGCTTAGTATACACCCCGGAAAATCCAGAGGGAGTCCCTGAAATATCCGCCCCATGCTACAAGGAAACAAAGAAG ACGAACAAGAAAGGCTGTGCCAATTTTATCTTCTCAATGTCAACTTTCACAAAAGTTGCACAAAAAGTGCTGCGAGATCAGTTAAAACTCAGTGCCAAAGTGGAAGAGGAGGGCACAG GTATTTCACACCAACAAGAGAAGTCTATGGATATTTCATATGTTGTTGGAAAGCTGTCCTTCACTGACACACCCAAGATTTATGACCAAGGATCAGTTGTGGAGGGAAAA GTTAAAGCAGTTTATTACAACAATACACCCATTGCTGACATGCCGGTGTATCTTTTTGAGGGTGAAAGGTGGTCAGCACGTTGGTTGCAGAATCTTACCACTGACAGCAATGGTGTTGCCCCTTTCAATTTCAGCACCGCTAACCTACATGGGGACATCCATGTCCAG CTAAGCAACACACCGACATTGGGTTACGCTCCTTATAGAGCGGCACATTACGAGACTGGAGATCAAATAGTTTTGTTGGCCCAAGTCTCTTCTCCTGATACTAAAACTGTCAGCTTCCTGGAGATGAAGAAGAAGGATAAACCACTTCCATGtgacaaagaagaagaaatctttATCCAATACACTGTGGTTGGAGAGGCCAAGGGCTCAGTGGATATGATGTATCTC GTCTTATCTAGAGGTGCCATTGTCATGCAAGGACATAACCGCATTGATGTGGAAGATCAATCAG tgaatgAGGGCCAGGTGTCCTTTAAGCTCACAGTGTCTCCAGACATGGCTCCAGACATCCAGGTTATAATTTACGCCATCCTCCCCAGTGAGACTGTGATCGCCAACAGCGCCGACTTCTCCATTGAGAAATGCTTCAGGAACAAG GTGTCGCTGGAGTTCTCTCCATCCTCGGCCGTCCCCGGAGAGCAGACCATCCTGCAGGTGAAGGCCCTGCCAGACTCTCTGTGTGGTGTCAGCGCTGTCGACCAGAGCGTCCTCATCAAGGAGCCAGGGAAAACTCTGGATGCAGACAAG ATATTCAACTTGTTGCCTGTCAGAAAAGCAACACATGTTCCATATAATGTTGAAGATCGTGGAGAATGCTTGCTCGTGAGACCCAGAAGATACGCTATGCCATTTCCCGATGGAAACCAGAGAGATGATGCTCATACAGTTTTCCAG AATGTAGGTATGAAGATGGCAACAAACCTGGTTATCAGAGTGCCGACATGCCTCAAGTACAGAGGAAGAGAATACCACCAGGGCCATGACTATG ttttatatgatgATATTCCTGCTGTGGCATCCAGTATGGAAAGGTCATTTGTGTCAGCGGGTGCTGGTGCTCCTGATGATTCACCAATTGAGACCGTTCGAACTTTCTTCCCTGAGACCTGGATATGGGACATGTTGGAAGTTGG AAAGTCTGGAACGAAGGATGTGTCCGTCACAGTCCCAGACACCATCACCACCTGGGAGACGGAGGCATTCTGTTTGTCCTCTCAAGGTTTTGGCTTGGCTCCTCGTAAAGAGATCACTGTCTTCCAGCCCTTCTTCCTCGAGCTCAGCCTGCCCTACTCCATCATCCGAGGGGAGCACTTTGAACTGAAGGCAACCGTCTTCAACTACCTGACCAGCTGCATCATG GTTACTGTGGCTCCAACCCCCTCCTTAGATTACACCCTTACCCCCCTCTCTGGTGACCAGTACACATCCTGTTTGTGTGGTGGAGAGCGCAAGACCCTCAGCTGGACCATGGCCCCCTCAGCTTTAG GTGTTATGAATGTGTCAGTGACTGCTGAGGCTGTGGCATCCCAAGCTTCGTGTGACAATGAGATTGTGAGCGTGCCAAAAAGGGGTCGTATCGACGTGGTCAAACGTTCTCTCATAGTCAAG GCTGAAGGAACTGAGATGTCCAAGACCTACAACTGGCTGCTCTGCCCAAAAG GAGAGGCTTTGAAAGAGGAAATAGAAATACAGCTGCCTGAGAACGTCATTCTTGGATCTGCCCGAGCTTCGCTATCAGTCTTGG GTGACATTCTGGGCAGGGCTCTAAACAACCTGGATGGGCTGCTGCGGATGCCGTATGGATGTGGTGAGCAGAACATGGCTCTCCTGGCCCCCAACATCTACATCCTCCAGTACCTGAAAAACACTCAGCAGCTGACCCCAGCCATCAAGGACAAGGCTACCAACTTCCTGACCATTG GCTACCAGAGACAGCTGAACTACAAACATGATGATGGTGCATACAGCACATTTGGAACAGGAACTGGGAACACTTG GCTGACTGCTTTTGTGGTGAGATCATTTGCCAAAGCACAGTCTTTTGTCTACATTGACCCAGCAAAGATGGAAGAGTCTAAGAATTGGCTCCAAAGGAAACAACGAGAAAATGGCTGTTTTGAACAGTCAGGAAAGCTGTTTAACAACAGAATGAAG ggtggtGTGTCTGATGAAGTGACTGTCAGTGCCTACATCACTGCTGCCTTCTTGGAGATGAAAACATCTGTGGAA GATCCTGTGGTGACCAAGAGCCTGTCTTGCCTCAAAGAGTCCATCAGTGACCTCAGTAACACCTACACCACAGCTTTGCTGGCGTACGTCTTCACCCTGGCAGGCGACATGGAGACCCGTGCTCACCTTCTCAATCACCTAGACACTGTTGGAATACAAAATG GAGGTTTCCTTCACTGGTCTCAGACAGCATCAGAAAAATCAGCCTCTCTGTCTGTGGAGATCAGCTCCTACGTGCTGCTGGCCAAACTCAGTGCCTCTCCCACTACTGAAGACTTGGGCTATGCTGCTGGCATCGTGAGATGGCTGGCGGGCCAGCAGAACTATTACGGAGGTTTCTCCTCCACACAG GACACAGTGGTGGCTCTTCAGGCTCTGGCTCTCTACTCCGCTCTGGTGTTCAGTCCAGGAGGTTCAAGCACGGTGACAGTCCAGTCTCCCAGTGACACTCTGACATTTGATGTGAACCAGAACAACAAACTGCTCTACCAGGAGAAGCTGCTGCAGGACGTGACAGGAAAGTTCAGCCTGGAGGTGAAGGGCACTGCATGTGCTGCAATGCAG ATTTCTCAACACTATAACATCCCAACTCCTACTGACGCAACGACCCTCAGTGTCAATGTAAGACCAGAGTTTGACTGCGCCATCAAAAACACCAAACTCACTCTGAATCTTCAGTCCCG ATTTAGTGGAAAGGAGACCAGCACAAACATGGTGATACTGGATATCAAAATGCTCTCTGGATTTGTCCCAGACCAAGAATCTTTGAAGAGG CTCAAAGGAGCCCTGCTGGTGGATCGCGTTGAACAGAAGGAGGATCATGTTCTGGTGTACATACAGGAG TTACCAAAAGACATACCTATCAACCACAGCTTGGATCTCAGACTGGAGATCCCAGTGCAGAACATGAAGCCAGCCGTGGTCAAGATCTATGACTACTATCAGCCAA GTGACCATGCTGAGACAGAATACACACACCCTTGTGTTTCAG CTTAA